The window ATGAAGGAGCTGCTGAGCGCGATGGAGGCCAAGCACCCCGACGTGCGCAACGTGATGCTGCAGTCGCTGCGCAACGTGCGCCCCACGCACTTGCTCGACCGGGACGTGCAGGCCGCGTGGGCGGTGCGGCCCGCGGGCATCCGCCCGGACGCGGAGCCGCTCGCGACGGTGCGGCACGCCGAGGCCAAGCCGCGCCTGACGGTGCTGCGTGACTGACGCGCCCGACGCACGTCGCCCAGCGGAGCAGGTCGCCTCTCGGGGCGCCACGAGCCACTCGGCCGCGAGCCCGGAGGACAAGGGCCCGGAGGCCGCCGCGCGCGCGGCGCTGCTGCGCTTCGGCGTGGTGGACGCGACGCTCACGCGCATCACGGTCGGGCTCATCAACCAGACCTGGCGCGTGGACACTGCCGACGGGCCGTTCGTGCTGCAGCGGGTGAACCCCATCTTCGGGCCCGCCGTGCACCGCGACATCGAGGCCATCACCGCGCGCCTTGCGGCCCATGGGGTGCTGACACCGCGCCTCGTCCGCACCACCGACGACGCGCTGTGCGCCGAGACCGCGCACGGGGTCTACCGGCTGATGACCTACATCGACGGTGAGGTCGTGAGCGAGCTGACCAGCCCCACGCGCGTGGCGTCGATGGCGCGCTTGGTGGCCCGCTTTCACGCGGCGCTCGACGGGTTTGCGCACACGTTCGCGTTCACGCGGCCCGGCCCCCACGACACGCCGCGGCACCTCGCGTTCTTGGAAGCCACGCTGCGTGAGTGCGCGGAACACCCTCAGTTCGGGCGCGTGCGGCCCGTCGCCGAAGCCATCCTCGCGCACGGCCGCGAGCTCCCCGCCTTGGGCCAGCTCCCGCGACGCATCATCCATGGGGACCTCAAGATCACGAACCTCATGTTCCGACACGGCACGGACGACGCGCTGGCCATCCTGGACCTGGACACCATGGCGCACGACACGCTGGCCGCCGAGATGGGCGACGCGCTGCGCTCCTGGTGCAATCCCGCAGGCGAGTCCGAGGAGCGCGCCGAGCTGGACATGGCGCTCTACCGCGCGGCGGTCGACGCCTATGTGGACGAGAGCGGCCCCCTGCTCCGCGACGAGGAGCGCGCCGCGCTGCCGGCCGGACTCGAGACCATCGCGCTGGAGCTGGCGTCACGCTTCTGCGCCGACGCCCTGCGTGAGTCGTACTTCGGCTGGGACGCGACACGGTTCACGACCCGCACGGAGCACAACCTGGTACGCGCGCGCTCGCAACTGTCCCTCGCAGCCAGCGTCCGCGGACGGCTGCGCGACACGGCGGACTGACGGTCCGACCGCACCGCCGCTGGCAGACGAAGGCGACCCATACGGCGCTCGATCTCGACGCCTCCTGGCCCGCACGGCGCGCTTCAGGGTTCTGCTCGCACAGGCCTGGTCCCGCCCTGGGGTGCAAAGCGCTGGGATGTGCAGCTATCCTCGCGGCCATGCGCCCGCCCCTGTTCCCGGTCCTGCTCCACTCACCCCGCCTCCGCGCCCTCGCGGTCTGCGCGCTCGCCGCAACGCTGTGCGCCACCGGGTGCTCGGACTCCACGCCCGCTCCAGTCCCTGCGCCCACCGAGGTGATGACGGCCTACGGACCGGTGCGCGGCGTCGCGGGCGACGGCTTCGTAGGGTACCTGGGGATCCCCTACGCAGCCCCTCCCACGGGCTCGTTGCGCTTTGCGCCCCCCGCTGCCCCCACCCCTTGGACCGCCCCGCTGGACGCCGACACGCGCCCGCGCGCGTGCCCACAGGTCATCCCCATCCTCGGCGCGCAGACGGAGGAGAACTGCCTCTTCGTGAACGTGCACGTGCCGGCCGAGGTGCCGCCCAGCGGCGCCCCTGTCCTGGTGTGGATCCACGGCGGGGGCTTCACGCTCGGTGAGGGTGTGCAGACCGACGGCGGCACGGTGGGTGACGTGTTGGCCCGCGAGGAGGGCATCGTGGTGGTCAGCATGAACTACCGCCTCGGTGCGCTGGGCTTCTTGTCGCACCCCGCACTGACCCGCGAGTCCGACGACGGTGTCAGCGGCAACTACGGCCTCCTGGACCAGGTCTTCGCGCTCGAGTGGGTCCGCGACAACATCCGCGCATTCGGAGGCGACCCGGAGCGCGTGACCATCGCTGGCCAGTCCGCGGGCGGCGTGAGCGTGTGCGCGCACCTCACCTCGCCGCGCAGCCAGGGGCTGTTCCACGCCGCCATCGTCGAGAGCGGACCCTGCGAGCGCACGATGACACTGGCGGAAGGCAGCGCGCAGGGGGAGCGCTTCGCCGCAGCGTTGCCGACGCCATGCGACACGGGTACCGACAGCGAGGTGCTCGCGTGCCTGCGGAGCACCAGCGCAGGCGACATCCTCGCCACGCTACCCAGCTCGCGCGACTTCCTCACGCGCACCGACGACACGGCCTTCTGGGGCCCCGTCGTCGACGGTGATGTGCTCCCCCAGTCCATCGGGGACGCCATCCGAGCAGGCAATGTGCCCGACGTCCCCGTCCTCGCGGGCTTCACCGAGAACGAGGGGCGCGTCTTCGCCGCGCTCAGCGAGGTCGTCATCGCGCCCGCGGACTACGAGAGCGCGCTGACGGACCTGGTAGGTGGCCCCGGCGCCGCTGCGGACGCCGTGATCGCCGCCTACCCGCTGGACGGCGAGGACCCCACGGTGCGGTACTTCGACGCGATCGGCGACCAGCTGCTGACCTGCGCTGCCCGCTCGAGCATCGTCGCGCTGGGAGCGCAGGTGGACCTCTACGAGTACTACTACCGTTACCCCGACGCGGCCTTCCAGCTGCCTACCGACTTCGATCTGGGTGCCTACCACGCGGCCGAGGTGCAGTTCGTGTTCGGGTACCGCGCGAACGCGTTCATCCGACGCTTCAACGAGGACGAGCAAACCATGCACGACATCATCCGCAGCTACTGGGGTGCGTTCGTGCGCGAGGGGCGACCAGACGCCACTGGGCTCCCCGCTTGGCCCAAATACAACGCCGCAGTGGACAACCACCTCGTGCTGGACCTCGCGGTCGAGACGGGGACAGGTGCCGCTGCGGCGCGGTGTGCGGTCTGGGACGCGCTCTGACGGGCGACTCGCCCGTTCACAGAGCAGCGTCGCTCAGCCCAGCTCGTAGCCCGGGAAGAAGTAGTTGATCTCGATGCCGGCGTTCTCGAGGCTGTCGGAGCCGTGCACGGCGTTCTCGCCGATGTCCTTGGCGTACTGCTTGCGGATGGTGCCCTCGTCGGCGTTCGCCGGGTTGGTGGCGCCCATGAGCGTGCGGTAGGCCACGACGGCGTTCTCGCCCTCGA is drawn from Sandaracinaceae bacterium and contains these coding sequences:
- a CDS encoding phosphotransferase; amino-acid sequence: MTDAPDARRPAEQVASRGATSHSAASPEDKGPEAAARAALLRFGVVDATLTRITVGLINQTWRVDTADGPFVLQRVNPIFGPAVHRDIEAITARLAAHGVLTPRLVRTTDDALCAETAHGVYRLMTYIDGEVVSELTSPTRVASMARLVARFHAALDGFAHTFAFTRPGPHDTPRHLAFLEATLRECAEHPQFGRVRPVAEAILAHGRELPALGQLPRRIIHGDLKITNLMFRHGTDDALAILDLDTMAHDTLAAEMGDALRSWCNPAGESEERAELDMALYRAAVDAYVDESGPLLRDEERAALPAGLETIALELASRFCADALRESYFGWDATRFTTRTEHNLVRARSQLSLAASVRGRLRDTAD
- a CDS encoding carboxylesterase family protein; this translates as MRPPLFPVLLHSPRLRALAVCALAATLCATGCSDSTPAPVPAPTEVMTAYGPVRGVAGDGFVGYLGIPYAAPPTGSLRFAPPAAPTPWTAPLDADTRPRACPQVIPILGAQTEENCLFVNVHVPAEVPPSGAPVLVWIHGGGFTLGEGVQTDGGTVGDVLAREEGIVVVSMNYRLGALGFLSHPALTRESDDGVSGNYGLLDQVFALEWVRDNIRAFGGDPERVTIAGQSAGGVSVCAHLTSPRSQGLFHAAIVESGPCERTMTLAEGSAQGERFAAALPTPCDTGTDSEVLACLRSTSAGDILATLPSSRDFLTRTDDTAFWGPVVDGDVLPQSIGDAIRAGNVPDVPVLAGFTENEGRVFAALSEVVIAPADYESALTDLVGGPGAAADAVIAAYPLDGEDPTVRYFDAIGDQLLTCAARSSIVALGAQVDLYEYYYRYPDAAFQLPTDFDLGAYHAAEVQFVFGYRANAFIRRFNEDEQTMHDIIRSYWGAFVREGRPDATGLPAWPKYNAAVDNHLVLDLAVETGTGAAAARCAVWDAL